A region of the Emys orbicularis isolate rEmyOrb1 chromosome 6, rEmyOrb1.hap1, whole genome shotgun sequence genome:
aaaatcactgtctgtctgtgtaagggccttctcttactgtgacagtctgaggcctggttcttaggctaaggccttcggctaagcagcagaggccagccataaactgggaagtgtatggtcacatcctcacattccaactagtcacattgaaataaggtgctattgggctattaggaatacaatcctgtcctgatattcctatcacctccagagaaagggaagagcctagaagatgtaaaaggaaacttagtttgatagcatcctgtctggcaagaactcccttatcaatagctgggatgtgaaatcctcatttctgtattgctCTATCACTGtaatctccacttccctattgtttgtctgtataatctctgtctggttctgtgattgtttctgtctgctgtataattaattttgttgggtgtaaaccaattaaggtggtgggatataattggttaaataatcatgttacaatatgttaggattggttagttaaatttcagtaaaatgattggttacggtatagctaagcagaactcaagttttactatacagtctgcagtcaatcaggaagtaagggggggaaatgggaacagggaatgggggtgggggaattggaatcatgtctTGCTAAGGAGGGGAAATGGGAACAAAGGCTCTGTggtatcagagctgggaagggggacactaaggaaggaaattggaatcatgcttgctggaagttcaccccaataaacatcaaattgtttgcacctttatcagggggtagccttgttagtctctatctacaaaaacaacaaggagtctggtggcaccttaaagactaacagatttatttgggcataagctttcgtgggtaaaaacctcacttcttcagatgcatagaattggccctgtcaacactggttctccacttgcgaagtaactcccttctctccatgtgtcagtatataatgcctgcatctgtaactttcactctatgcatccgaagaagtgaggtttttacccacgaaagcttatgcccaaataaatctgttagtcattaaggtgccaccagactccttgttgtttttgcaccTTTAGACGTCGGGTATTGTTGGTCTCTGTTCATGTGAggaggaccagggaagtgagagggtgaaggaataagccccctaacattaCATGTAGATCAGCACGTAGAATTTAGTTTCCTATGCTGCACAAAATACtcacaaattttttttaaattgtttgggATAATTAGAACAAACACcatctttaaaaattaataagATGTTTCAGGTACTACATGAGCTCCTGACTCCCCTATTTGTGGTTTCATAAACATATGTTCCTTTTCACAAAAGTTTCTCTCTTCCTTGATGCGTGAAAGCCTCACAGAAACAACAGAGTCTTGATTCTGTAAAGGCTTATGCACGtatttaagtttttgcaggattgaCATCttaatcctgcaactggatctgagGAGGCAGACCCCAACACCTATGTAGAGACCCACACAAATCAACAGTTGCACAGATCCAGCTGCAGAATCAGGGATAAACACTACTGGGACTGATCATGAGTAAAGTTATATGCATGCTTGAGTGTTTGCAGAATTAATTAAACCCATTCCCAAGCAACACAAGCTAAACTGAAAAGAGCCATTTCTTTACACCAGAAAAAGATTGTCCACACAGGAGGTTATACCAGTAGATCTATATTGGTTTATATGCACACTTtagcttacaccagtgtaactttcccatgtagacaagtcctaagactTCACAAGGAAAGTGAGAAACTtatgcctgcccctcccccctgcaatcAGAGCCATATAAGCAAATCCCTACACCTGGAAATGGCTCTGCACAGGCACAGAGCTCACTTGCACGAATCTGATTATAAGATCGTGGCTAAACGACTGTCAAAGCACAAGAAAAACTGAAAGACGAGATCTCTCCCCGACCCAGCTCCCTTTCAGTTGCAGTAATACTGGTGGGGTACTtacaacaacaacagcagcaggtAAAGTATTTTCAGACCAGAAGTATCGTTTCAAATTGATAGTCCCTCTAAAAAGAAACCAACTGGACTCAAAGGCCAGCTCGGAGCCACTTAGGCCGTCACACGTAGGGCCAAGGTGGaggccgccgccgccgcttccACCCCCAGGGCAGAGCTACAGGGCGCATGAGTCCGCAGGGGCTCCCCAGAAACCGCTGTCAGAGACTCGGGAGCGGAGCAGGGCGCCTCGGACCCCCAGGGCCAGCAGTGCAGCCAGCCCCCCGCTTATGTAACGGCTTGGGAGGCGGGCCCCTGCGCAGCCCAGTGCCGCCGCCTCCTCACCCTTACCTCGCTGGCCGTGCCCGGCTCCCGCTCCGTGGCCATGGCTGGTCGGGAAGGGGACCAGCACCACGCGCCACCTACCCCCTCTCCCCAAACCAGCTCCCGAGTCCGACCGGCCGACGACGCCCGCAAGAGGCGTCAGAAGAGCCGCGGCGCAGCTGGTTCTACGTCACCTTCCAATCAACGGCAGCAGCGACGGAACGAGGTGGAGCCTGTTTGTCTGGTCACGTGACCGTACTGCCACACCTGCGACCCAAGACCTTGGAGGCCATGTGCAAGCCTGGGTGGTACCCCCGGGAGCCTCTGGGTGACACGCTCCTGTGCGTGTGCCTCACGGAAAGCTGATTGTGTTATTTTGTGCAAATAATCCATCTGAATGGTGGCGTTTTTGTCAGTTTTCCAGCGTTTTCCCTCTTATCTGGCTCTTGCTATCCACGGCCAAATAACCACTGTAGCGGTATGTTTGTAGACtattataatttagagatgctccctTATGAGGGATAGTTTTATGAACATTGGCAATGTGCCCTGGACGCAAGGGTTGGGAACACCGCAtggctgtgtgcctcagttcaccAGAGATGCTCTTCAAATTATTAAAGTTGTATTCCTTtttcattcactggtttgttatatAATTAACCACAAAAGCATTACAACCATCTGAGAACACTTTCTTCCCATCAATCATTGCACAAATGAGTCAGGCACAATTTTTCCATTTTCACCATTTCTATTTACATTTGCAGCATCTCTATATACTCCTCCTGCTGTTTGTTTCCCCAGTACCACAGCAGCCCAGTAATAATAAAACAAGGCATCTAGAGCCAGCTAATAGTCACATGCACACAACATCCAAGGCTGCTCTTACACATAGTGAGAGTATGAGAACTGCTTAGAGTGGCGGCAACTGAAGGCCTCTCAATTTCTTCCCTCcttcttatttaaaataatttttaaaagggggggagggagagagaggggacaCTTTACTACCACCACTCCCAACCACAGAGCTTTGGCCATCACGGTAGACATGCTATGAGTACATCAGCAATGCAAAATTCAGTTTCTTGAATGGAAGTTTGTGCCCAGTACTCCCCTTCTCATATACTCAGTGCATTCTTGGTATTTCTAAGCAGTCATGAACTAAGTACTTGCCAGTAGATATGTGTGGTGTCTTCTCTCTTAAAAAACCTGATGACTGAGGGGTGATAAACATTGCAGTACCTAAAGTTCTACATGAAGTCATACATACAAGATGCTCCTTGTCCTGTATTTCAGCAATAACAATGCAGACTCAAAAATTGATACAAGCGGATGATTTTGCACCAGCAACAAAACATTGTGGGGTGGCATCTCTTAAACTTTTCATACAAATGTTCTTTATGGTATGTAGCTGGAGCCATTTTGGttccagaatattagagacaaggttgatgaggtaagatcttttattagatcagcttctgttggtgagatttCAAgctacagagcttttcttcaggtacctctcccagacctgaagcagatctgtgtggcttgaaagctcctctctctctcaccaacagaagttggtccaataaaatatgttACCTCATCCAGTTTGtctctttatttcctttaaaagttgGTAGTCACTAATCTGAAAATATGTTTTGGAAAGATTACTTGCTCATAGCTGCTGTTCTCTGAATGTGTCATCTTTGCAGCCCTCCACTACAAGCCATGTGCGTCACGTACATGACTATCGAGAAAGTTTATTATCACCCTTGTGAGAAGCGTGCACAAGCACATTTTTTTCAGATGGGAAATGAGTGGTCACAAGACTTAGAGATAAAATCTCTAGCCACAGCTAATACCTGAATAGCATGGGATTTTTGCTGCTCACTGAATGCAAATTCAAGCAGCACATGGGCTATTTATAATCTTAAAGCCAGGACAGCCAACTGCATTCTCCAGCCTGTTTTAGTGTGATCGGCTGACTAGCCTTCATCATGCTAAAGCGATTTGAGAGGTGTCTCAAATAGCCTAAGGGCAGCAAAGTGATGGTGCACATTCTGGGGCAGTGAAGCCAGCAACTGTGTCTTCACAGAGACAAGTATTATGTCATAGTGGAGAACGAGGTTGCTGTGAAGCCACTTTttttttgctgggggggggggggggggggacacaccacACCTATGCAGTGATTTAATGATCAGTTTTGGACAGGTACCTCCTCCACTAGTTTAGCCTTAACACCCAAATTCTACATAGTTGATTCCTATCTGCTAACACACAAGATTTCTTAGAAAGACGTCACAAAGTAGGTATCTAGAATTAAGAGAGTCACTGTTTATTTCTTCAGACCCATTGTGAGGAGTTGGGAAGCCATGGGCTTTGAACTAGTCAAACATTTGTAATTACAATGCTGTACAGAGGAGCTCAGTATTGAAACTAAAGTTTCTAAAGAAAAAATACATGTAATAAGTCTATAGTCAGCACATAGACATGCAACATGAACACTTTATTAAACAAAAGTAATTTAATAAAAAGTCAGATAggcatttatattacagtaaagGAATATGTTTTAATTAATCTTTAGACACCATAGCAGCCTACTTGGAATTGCATTTGACTGAGCTCTGTTGCTGTGAATAATACAGCTCATGCACAGATACGGATGTATGTTTTGTACATTTTTCAAGTATTCACTGAATACTACCAACATATATACACTCATATACATAAAGTTCCAGAAGATTTAATAGAAGttctccagaaaaaaaaaagttcatttttgttggtctttCGGAAGAGGTCTTCTAAAGAGAAGGATGTGTGGTTCTGTAGAAATAAGATTAAACATTTCAATGTTATCCTGCAATATTTATCATTGCCAGTCCTACACATTTGTGTACAGCAGCTTAGTACTCAATTACTACATTTAATAGAGAAAATATTAAGTCTCCCCACTGAGCGTAAGAAAAATGACCATTCCTATATACAGTGCCTTCAAGCTTGCCCCTCCATATGGCGTAAAAATTTTAGAAGCACCTGACTTAGTATCTTAAGCCAATTAGGTGCTTTTAAGAAGTTTTACCCTTGGTGCCAAGATAGGACACTCAAAATTAAAATGGGAATTACTACAACAGTTACATAGTCCCATGAATGCTTAAGTTTCAAATACTTGGAAGGTTAAGTGTTGAGTGACTGATCAGTGCATTTTAGTGTGGAATTCTATCTTCCCATTTGTAACTGTAATGCATGAGTATATGATCAACTCcttagaccaggcctgcacaactcgtaaagcagcgagggccatattactccaaagaaaacagctgagggcagaaccccaccccccaagcatggcccgccctgccgaaacaaccttcccccccaccccccagggccaccccaccgaaacagcagtattgaaccttggtaatatgttatagcaggcCCTTAAGGTAGGATAATTAAggtagaagtagaataagatcttctccccactttgtaatcaattaccctgttgaatgaatgagaaaggcatggaaggcaggcacctccagacagctgcaacccttggagaggggatgccTTCCAGACCAAGGACAAttaaacttgtcaagtgggctcactaaagagCAGACATACTGATGGCCCCCagggttagaagcaagcaccttcctttggtaacaccctctttgcagcattgggacaacccccaacccagagaaaagcagcgaAAAAGGACCAATTTTTTATGAGAcgagatcagtagaacaggtcagccaccgactcggTGCTTCTTCCCCCCCCGCTCActtcctgagcccctcccccccaccactgcccacctgcttcctcagccccctcccccaccacacctgCCCCCACCGCCCGCCTCCTCACCACCCCCCTTCTGCCACCACCAGCTCACCTGCCTGCCCGCTGCTGGCCTCTTATCTTTTgcggctgcccccgccccctgcccctggctcaccctcactccccaccctgccACTAGACTcttcaccaccccccccccacccagctgttGGCTTGCCCCaccccgccgcttgcctactcaccccctagTTCTGGGCTTGAAAAGTTTGACAGCTACAaactagacatgagatgcccacTAGTTAAACCCAGAGAAATCCTGCCCTAGGTCTAAGAGCAAGTGTTAGGGAAATTTGAAGCCAATGCTTCTCCACTGCTGTTAGTTTTCCCAAGCAACTACAGAGTTGTATCAATCTTTTGCTTCCTGTAACATTGGGTATTGCTAGTAGGCAAAGATTCAGGGTGTCCTTTTAATCCCAACAAGTACCTGTGCAGTCAGTTAGAAGTGCCATTATAGCTATAGAACAGTCATTCTATTTACCTGGCTCATGGATCATGTAGTGGACCCAGCCAAGACTTTGCTGGACACCAAGTCTTCTCCATTCCTCTTCGGACATCAGATGGGTTTTTGGTACTTGCTTTGAAAGCTCTCTGGGTAACATCACATGTCTGTTGAAAATATAATAGTACTAAAGTTATCCCACAGTACAGATCAGTTCTCTTTTTGATGACACCTGTATTTGTAGGCTATAACCCTTACTGCCTTTCCTAGAGAAATATCTTAAGCAGGGCTCAAAGTCCAGAACTATAGCCTCCAGACAGAGGATAACAGGCAACTTGGCATTATCCTGACCACCAGTGGGAAGCCCAGTGCACTTTTCCTAAGATATTGTGCCCCTCCCAATCTATTtctgtcccagctgctggaagGATGCCCACCTGTTCTCAAGTTTCCTGGGAGTGCCATTCACTACACTAGGAGAGACATCAACTGTTCTACAAGTTGATGATGTACCAATGGCAATATACAGGCTATTTAAAGATACAATAGTTTTAATTCATGCAGATTTAAGTATTCATATTAAAATACTTTTAGCATACCACCTCTTAAGCTTAAATCTTGAAAACCAAGAGCCAGTATGGTAGATATTAAACCTTCAGCCCTGTAAGGGAAGGTGTAATCATATATTTCAGATGAAGTGCGGAATGGAGTATATTTGAGCCAGGAGAGAATTCTTGCCTAGTCTAGCACATGTTTATCAAAGCAAAGAGTGCTCTTGGCAACTGATTATTGCCACACTGTTTAAGAGAAAAAAGGAAACCCCTATCTACCTGATCAGATAAGTGGTTTTAGAAACATACAAAGCAACATTCTTATACCACCAGCCATCATTCACTTATCACTGTCAAGTCAACTGCTGACCAAGATAATCTGACCTCTGCCCTTGAATACGAAACTGTCTATGCAGATCACAAGCCTATCTAGGTGAGAGTAACATGAAACTGAGgcattgtaaaaataacaggagtacttgtggcactttagagactaacaaattttaaaaagaagttgatggatttccactccatacggctaaatgcagtgccttgcataatgacaggtttcagagtagcagccgtgttagtctgtatccgcaaaaataacaggataataataataaagtgccacaagtactcctgttatttttgcggatacagactaacacggctgctactctgaggcATTGTAGTGCATTTCATAGGGCACTGAGCAGTCTGTTTACATCTTCCCTCTGAGACCAgttacattctgcctccctatGATGCAAACTGGTCTCACAGCATTGTTTCAGGCTTGAATTAACAAAACATTCAAGTGGGGTAAGCAAGAGGTCATCCATCCTATAGCCTTGTGCTCAATGTCATTAACCTGCATATAAGGAGTCACCAATATACACACAACCAGAGCAAAACTTCCCACAGAAAGCATGGCATCTTTACTGCTAGGATTTATTCAGAGTATTGTATGAGTTAATACACTTCAAGTTAAAGCTCCAAGACTCCCTTGCATTGCAGAGCAGCTACACACAAAAAGGCTAAGTGCCCACCTGCCCAGGCCACGTGGTCTCAGTGAGCTTGTATAAAGTGACTAGAGCAGGAATTGCCTCACTTTGAAGCAGTGAAAGCAGAGTCAGGTGCTGGAGGGAGCCAGAGGCGCCTCCCCTGATGTGGCCAACAGGCAGTTGCCATTGTTGTCACCCCATCCCCGAGATCAGGATTGTTTACAGGTAGTAAAACCCAGTCCCACCAATGTCTGCTCCGGGTGGGTAAGGGACCTGCGAGCCCGCCTCTGCTCAGCAATGGCCGCTAGAGTTTCCCCAATGAATTTCAGCCAGTACGCCTGGGAGACGGCGCTGAGGGCTCCGAGCAGGCCCCGCGATTTAGTCACTGGCTCGGGAGCCCCTTCAGCGCACACAGCCCGACCGCCCCAGGCTCCCCGCCCACCGCGCAGAGCCCATTGTTCCCCCGACCCCTGCAGAAGGAGTCGCCGTCCCCTCATTTTCCGGGGCAGACTCGGCGGCGTCTGCGCTCGAGGCGGGCGGAGAGAGCCTGAGTCGGGCCCCGATATTAGA
Encoded here:
- the CKS2 gene encoding cyclin-dependent kinases regulatory subunit 2; translation: MAHKQIYYSDKYFDEHYEYRHVMLPRELSKQVPKTHLMSEEEWRRLGVQQSLGWVHYMIHEPEPHILLFRRPLPKDQQK